The following proteins come from a genomic window of Anas acuta chromosome 22, bAnaAcu1.1, whole genome shotgun sequence:
- the LOC137843359 gene encoding probable glutamate receptor — MDKGQHFVFFVLTTVLLLRESSHAGAMRNDAAASKDTDLRGPEENLPTLTVTTILEDPYVMVRRAELEGYCIDLLKALASMLHFSYKVKVVGDGKYGAVSSNGNWTGMIGEILRQEADIAVAPLTVTSAREEVVSFTTPFLQTGIGILLRKDTMSQEMSFFHFLAPFSKETWTGLLFAYILTCFCLFLVARLSPCEWNEPKNEENHFTFLNSLWFGAGALALQGVTPRPKALSVRVIAAIWWLFTIALLAAYIANFTALLSSGSEQLPIQTFEDLVKQRKLEFGTLDGSSTFYYFKNSKNPIHQMIYEYMDKRRDHVLVKTYQEAVQRVMDSNYAFIGESISQDLAAARHCNLIRAPEVIGARGFGIATAQASPWTKKLSIAVLKLRESGDLDYLRNKWWETSCLHKSRERWSPLQPQALGGLFLTLAIGLALGVIAAVVELSNKSRHAAGHVKKSCCSIFTEEMCTRLRIKENTRQSQETSGRANA, encoded by the exons ATGGACAAAGGACAACACTTTGTGTTCTTTGTGCTTACAACTGTGCTGCTCCTGAGAGAATCAAGCCATGCAG gagCGATGAGGAATGATGCTGCTGCGAGTAAG GACACTGACTTGAGGGGACCAGAAGAGAATCTTCCAACTTTGACTGTCACAACAATCCTG GAAGATCCCTACGTCATGGTGAgaagggcagagctggaggggTACTGCATTGACCTGCTGAAAGCTCTTGCTTCAATGCTTCACTTCAGCTACAAGGTGAAGGTGGTGGGAGATGGGAAGTACGGCGCCGTCTCTTCCAATGGAAACTGGACAGGGATGATTGGAGAGATTTTGAGACAG GAAGCAGACATTGCAGTGGCTCCCCTAACAGTCACATCAGCCAGGGAAGAGGTGGTCTCCTTCACCACGCCATTCCTGCAGACTGGGATTGGAATCTTGCTTCGAAAGGACACCATGTCGCAGGAGATGTCTTTCTTCCACTTCCTGGCACCTTTCAGTAAGGAGACCTGGACCGGTCTCCTATTTGCTTATATTCTGACGTGCTTCTGCCTCTTTCTTGTTGCCAG GCTGAGCCCCTGCGAATGGAACGAGCCCAAGAATGAAGAGAATCACTTCACCTTCTTAAACAGCCTCTGGTTTGGAGCAGGAGCGCTCGCGCTGCAAG GTGTCACCCCTCGGCCCAAAGCTCTTTCTGTGCGGGTCATTGCCGCCATCTGGTGGCTCTTCACCATAGCCTTGCTGGCTGCCTACATCGCCAACTTCACCGCGCTGCTGAGCTCCGGCAGCGAGCAGCTACCAATCCAGACTTTTGAAGATCTtgtgaagcaaagaaagctCGAGTTTGGGACGTTGGACGGCTCCTCCACCTTCTACTACTTCAAG AACTCCAAGAATCCCATCCATCAGATGATCTATGAGTATATGGACAAGAGACGAGACCACGTTTTAGTCAAAACCTACCAGGAAGCAGTTCAACGCGTGATGGACTCAAACTACGCCTTCATTGGTGAATCAATCTCTCAAGACCTTGCAGCTGCCAGGCACTGCAATTTGATCAGAGCCCCTGAAGTTATCGGAGCCAGAGGATTTGGCATTGCCACAGCCCAGG CATCCCCATGGACTAAGAAGCTCTCCATTGCGGTCCTCAAACTGCGTGAGTCAGGTGACCTTGACTACTTGCGGAACAAGTGGTGGGAGACCAGCTGCCTTCACAAAAGCAGAGAGCGATGGAGTCCTCTCCAGCCCCAGGCTCTCGGTGGACTCTTCCTTACTCTTGCAATTGGCCTCGCACTAGGAGTGAttgcagctgtggtggagctgtCAAATAAGAGCAGACACGCTGCTGGACACGTCAAG aagtcttGTTGCTccattttcacagaagaaatgtgCACTCGTCTAcgtataaaagaaaatacaagacaAAGCCAGGAGACTTCAGGAAGGGCTAATGCTTAA